From the Kogia breviceps isolate mKogBre1 chromosome 3, mKogBre1 haplotype 1, whole genome shotgun sequence genome, one window contains:
- the ABHD4 gene encoding (Lyso)-N-acylphosphatidylethanolamine lipase isoform X2: MSQLKNVEARILQCLQNKFLARYVSLPNQNKIWTVTVSPELRDRTPLVMVHGFGGGVGLWILNMDSLSARRTLHTFDLLGFGRSSRPAFPRDPEGAEDEFVTSIETWRETMGIPSMILLGHSLGGFLATSYSIKYPDRVKHLILVDPWGFPLRPTDPSQIRAPPTWVKAVASVLGRSNPLAVLRVAGPWAWSPLLDPIPAAHPARVARRGQDQSLQPSPQWQASSCPSQTPRLHHLVAVSKSWPSLVQRFRPDFKRKFADFFDDDTISEYIYHCNAQNPSGETAFKTMMESFGWARRPMLERIHLIQKEMPITMIYGANTWIDTSTGKKVKLQRPDSYVRDMEIEGASHHVYADQPHIFNAVVEEICDSVD; the protein is encoded by the exons ATGTCTCAGCTGAAGAACGTGGAAGCCAGGATCCTCCAGT gcctccAGAACAAGTTCCTGGCCCGATATGTGTCCCTCCCAAACCAGAACAAGATCTGGACGGTGACAGTGAGTCCTGAGCTCAGGGACCGCACCCCCCTGGTGATGGTGCATGGCTTTGGGGGCGGCGTGGGCCTCTGGATCCTCAACATGGATTCACTGAGCGCCCGCCGCACTCTGCATACCTTCGATCTGCTCGGCTTTGGGCGAAGCTCTAGGCCAGCGTTCCCGAGGGACCCAGAGGGGGCCGAGGACGAGTTTGTGACCTCGATAGAGACGTGGCGGGAGACCATGGGGATCCCCAGTATGATCCTCCTGGGGCACAGTCTGGGAGGATTCCTGGCCACTTCCTACTCAATCAAGTACCCTGACAG AGTTAAACACCTCATCCTGGTGGACCCATGGGGCTTTCCCCTCCGACCAACTGACCCCAGTCAGATCCGTGCACCCCCGACCTGGGTCAAGGCTGTGGCCTCTGTCCTAGGGCGTTCCAATCCACTGGCTGTTCTTCGAGTAGCTGGGCCCTGGG CATGGTCACCACTGCTGGATCCCATCCCTGCAGCTCACCCAGCACGTGTTGCCAGGAGAGGTCAGGACCAGAGCCTCCAGCCTAGCCCACAGTGGCAGGCAAGCTCCTGCCCCAGTCAGACACCACGTCTTCACCACTTAGTAGCTGTCAGCAAATCCT ggcccagcctggTACAGCGATTCCGACCAGACTTCAAGCGCAAGTTTGCAGACTTCTTTGACGATGATACTATATCAGAGTATATCTACCACTGCAATGCCCAGAATCCCAG CGGGGAGACGGCATTCAAAACCATGATGGAGTCCTTCGGCTGGGCCCGGCGACCCATGTTAGAGCGAATTCACTTGATTCAAAAAGAAATGCCCATCACCATGATCTATGGGGCCAACACCTGGATAGACACCAGCACAGGAAAAAAGGTGAAGCTGCAGCGGCCGGATTCCTACGTCCGAGACATG GAGATCGAGGGCGCCTCACACCACGTGTACGCGGACCAGCCACACATCTTCAACGCAGTGGTGGAGGAGATCTGCGACTCGGTTGATTGA
- the ABHD4 gene encoding (Lyso)-N-acylphosphatidylethanolamine lipase isoform X3 yields the protein MGWLSSTRQGLFTMADDLEQQPQGWLSSWLPTWRPTSMSQLKNVEARILQCLQNKFLARYVSLPNQNKIWTVTVSPELRDRTPLVMVHGFGGGVGLWILNMDSLSARRTLHTFDLLGFGRSSRPAFPRDPEGAEDEFVTSIETWRETMGIPSMILLGHSLGGFLATSYSIKYPDRVKHLILVDPWGFPLRPTDPSQIRAPPTWVKAVASVLGRSNPLAVLRVAGPWGPSLVQRFRPDFKRKFADFFDDDTISEYIYHCNAQNPSGETAFKTMMESFGWARRPMLERIHLIQKEMPITMIYGANTWIDTSTGKKVKLQRPDSYVRDMEIEGASHHVYADQPHIFNAVVEEICDSVD from the exons GCCTCAAGGCTGGCTGAGCAGCTGGCTGCCCACTTGGCGCCCCACTTCCATGTCTCAGCTGAAGAACGTGGAAGCCAGGATCCTCCAGT gcctccAGAACAAGTTCCTGGCCCGATATGTGTCCCTCCCAAACCAGAACAAGATCTGGACGGTGACAGTGAGTCCTGAGCTCAGGGACCGCACCCCCCTGGTGATGGTGCATGGCTTTGGGGGCGGCGTGGGCCTCTGGATCCTCAACATGGATTCACTGAGCGCCCGCCGCACTCTGCATACCTTCGATCTGCTCGGCTTTGGGCGAAGCTCTAGGCCAGCGTTCCCGAGGGACCCAGAGGGGGCCGAGGACGAGTTTGTGACCTCGATAGAGACGTGGCGGGAGACCATGGGGATCCCCAGTATGATCCTCCTGGGGCACAGTCTGGGAGGATTCCTGGCCACTTCCTACTCAATCAAGTACCCTGACAG AGTTAAACACCTCATCCTGGTGGACCCATGGGGCTTTCCCCTCCGACCAACTGACCCCAGTCAGATCCGTGCACCCCCGACCTGGGTCAAGGCTGTGGCCTCTGTCCTAGGGCGTTCCAATCCACTGGCTGTTCTTCGAGTAGCTGGGCCCTGGG ggcccagcctggTACAGCGATTCCGACCAGACTTCAAGCGCAAGTTTGCAGACTTCTTTGACGATGATACTATATCAGAGTATATCTACCACTGCAATGCCCAGAATCCCAG CGGGGAGACGGCATTCAAAACCATGATGGAGTCCTTCGGCTGGGCCCGGCGACCCATGTTAGAGCGAATTCACTTGATTCAAAAAGAAATGCCCATCACCATGATCTATGGGGCCAACACCTGGATAGACACCAGCACAGGAAAAAAGGTGAAGCTGCAGCGGCCGGATTCCTACGTCCGAGACATG GAGATCGAGGGCGCCTCACACCACGTGTACGCGGACCAGCCACACATCTTCAACGCAGTGGTGGAGGAGATCTGCGACTCGGTTGATTGA
- the ABHD4 gene encoding (Lyso)-N-acylphosphatidylethanolamine lipase isoform X4, giving the protein MSQLKNVEARILQCLQNKFLARYVSLPNQNKIWTVTVSPELRDRTPLVMVHGFGGGVGLWILNMDSLSARRTLHTFDLLGFGRSSRPAFPRDPEGAEDEFVTSIETWRETMGIPSMILLGHSLGGFLATSYSIKYPDRVKHLILVDPWGFPLRPTDPSQIRAPPTWVKAVASVLGRSNPLAVLRVAGPWGPSLVQRFRPDFKRKFADFFDDDTISEYIYHCNAQNPSGETAFKTMMESFGWARRPMLERIHLIQKEMPITMIYGANTWIDTSTGKKVKLQRPDSYVRDMEIEGASHHVYADQPHIFNAVVEEICDSVD; this is encoded by the exons ATGTCTCAGCTGAAGAACGTGGAAGCCAGGATCCTCCAGT gcctccAGAACAAGTTCCTGGCCCGATATGTGTCCCTCCCAAACCAGAACAAGATCTGGACGGTGACAGTGAGTCCTGAGCTCAGGGACCGCACCCCCCTGGTGATGGTGCATGGCTTTGGGGGCGGCGTGGGCCTCTGGATCCTCAACATGGATTCACTGAGCGCCCGCCGCACTCTGCATACCTTCGATCTGCTCGGCTTTGGGCGAAGCTCTAGGCCAGCGTTCCCGAGGGACCCAGAGGGGGCCGAGGACGAGTTTGTGACCTCGATAGAGACGTGGCGGGAGACCATGGGGATCCCCAGTATGATCCTCCTGGGGCACAGTCTGGGAGGATTCCTGGCCACTTCCTACTCAATCAAGTACCCTGACAG AGTTAAACACCTCATCCTGGTGGACCCATGGGGCTTTCCCCTCCGACCAACTGACCCCAGTCAGATCCGTGCACCCCCGACCTGGGTCAAGGCTGTGGCCTCTGTCCTAGGGCGTTCCAATCCACTGGCTGTTCTTCGAGTAGCTGGGCCCTGGG ggcccagcctggTACAGCGATTCCGACCAGACTTCAAGCGCAAGTTTGCAGACTTCTTTGACGATGATACTATATCAGAGTATATCTACCACTGCAATGCCCAGAATCCCAG CGGGGAGACGGCATTCAAAACCATGATGGAGTCCTTCGGCTGGGCCCGGCGACCCATGTTAGAGCGAATTCACTTGATTCAAAAAGAAATGCCCATCACCATGATCTATGGGGCCAACACCTGGATAGACACCAGCACAGGAAAAAAGGTGAAGCTGCAGCGGCCGGATTCCTACGTCCGAGACATG GAGATCGAGGGCGCCTCACACCACGTGTACGCGGACCAGCCACACATCTTCAACGCAGTGGTGGAGGAGATCTGCGACTCGGTTGATTGA
- the ABHD4 gene encoding (Lyso)-N-acylphosphatidylethanolamine lipase isoform X1 — protein MGWLSSTRQGLFTMADDLEQQPQGWLSSWLPTWRPTSMSQLKNVEARILQCLQNKFLARYVSLPNQNKIWTVTVSPELRDRTPLVMVHGFGGGVGLWILNMDSLSARRTLHTFDLLGFGRSSRPAFPRDPEGAEDEFVTSIETWRETMGIPSMILLGHSLGGFLATSYSIKYPDRVKHLILVDPWGFPLRPTDPSQIRAPPTWVKAVASVLGRSNPLAVLRVAGPWAWSPLLDPIPAAHPARVARRGQDQSLQPSPQWQASSCPSQTPRLHHLVAVSKSWPSLVQRFRPDFKRKFADFFDDDTISEYIYHCNAQNPSGETAFKTMMESFGWARRPMLERIHLIQKEMPITMIYGANTWIDTSTGKKVKLQRPDSYVRDMEIEGASHHVYADQPHIFNAVVEEICDSVD, from the exons GCCTCAAGGCTGGCTGAGCAGCTGGCTGCCCACTTGGCGCCCCACTTCCATGTCTCAGCTGAAGAACGTGGAAGCCAGGATCCTCCAGT gcctccAGAACAAGTTCCTGGCCCGATATGTGTCCCTCCCAAACCAGAACAAGATCTGGACGGTGACAGTGAGTCCTGAGCTCAGGGACCGCACCCCCCTGGTGATGGTGCATGGCTTTGGGGGCGGCGTGGGCCTCTGGATCCTCAACATGGATTCACTGAGCGCCCGCCGCACTCTGCATACCTTCGATCTGCTCGGCTTTGGGCGAAGCTCTAGGCCAGCGTTCCCGAGGGACCCAGAGGGGGCCGAGGACGAGTTTGTGACCTCGATAGAGACGTGGCGGGAGACCATGGGGATCCCCAGTATGATCCTCCTGGGGCACAGTCTGGGAGGATTCCTGGCCACTTCCTACTCAATCAAGTACCCTGACAG AGTTAAACACCTCATCCTGGTGGACCCATGGGGCTTTCCCCTCCGACCAACTGACCCCAGTCAGATCCGTGCACCCCCGACCTGGGTCAAGGCTGTGGCCTCTGTCCTAGGGCGTTCCAATCCACTGGCTGTTCTTCGAGTAGCTGGGCCCTGGG CATGGTCACCACTGCTGGATCCCATCCCTGCAGCTCACCCAGCACGTGTTGCCAGGAGAGGTCAGGACCAGAGCCTCCAGCCTAGCCCACAGTGGCAGGCAAGCTCCTGCCCCAGTCAGACACCACGTCTTCACCACTTAGTAGCTGTCAGCAAATCCT ggcccagcctggTACAGCGATTCCGACCAGACTTCAAGCGCAAGTTTGCAGACTTCTTTGACGATGATACTATATCAGAGTATATCTACCACTGCAATGCCCAGAATCCCAG CGGGGAGACGGCATTCAAAACCATGATGGAGTCCTTCGGCTGGGCCCGGCGACCCATGTTAGAGCGAATTCACTTGATTCAAAAAGAAATGCCCATCACCATGATCTATGGGGCCAACACCTGGATAGACACCAGCACAGGAAAAAAGGTGAAGCTGCAGCGGCCGGATTCCTACGTCCGAGACATG GAGATCGAGGGCGCCTCACACCACGTGTACGCGGACCAGCCACACATCTTCAACGCAGTGGTGGAGGAGATCTGCGACTCGGTTGATTGA